Genomic segment of Rhodocaloribacter litoris:
GCCGAAAACGGGGCGGCGGCGCTTGAAAGCATGGCGCGGAGCCGTCCGGATCTGGTGTTGATGGACGTGATGATGCCGGTCATGGACGGCCTGGAGACGCTGCGCCGCATGCGGCAGGACGAGACGCTGCGCGACATACCGGTCGTCATCTTGACGGCCAAAGGCACCCTGGGAGACGTCCGAGAGGCCATGGGCCTCGACATCGCGGATTACATCGTCAAGCCGATCCGGCCGGAGGCTTTCCTGGAGCGCATGCAGGCGAACATCCGGCGGCTCGCCCTGGCCCACTCCTGAAACGGGCAGATCACATACGGTGCCCCTGAAAGACCGGGATTCGCCTTCCCCCCGGCACCTCCCCTGACTCACCGCCGCCCTCCCCGACCGTCATGACGCACGGCGTTCTACCCGGCCAGAGCTTTCCCCTCGGTGCGACCGTCTGCGAGGGCGGGGTCAACTTCTGCGTCTTCTCCCGCAACGCCACGGCGGTGGAGCTCCTTTTTTTCGACGACGTGGATGCGGGCCGTCCTGCCCGGCGCATCGTCTTCGATCCGAAGGTCAACCGGACCTTTTATTACTGGCACGTCTTCGTGCCCGGCGTCGAGGCGGGGCAGCTCTACGGCTACCGCGTGCACGGCCCGTTCCGGCCCGAGGCCGGCGACCGCTTCGACGGGATGAAGCTGCTGGTCGATCCGTACGCACGCGCCGTGGCCGTGGGGCGCCACTACGACCGGGAGGCGGCCGTCCGGCCGGGGGACAACACCGCCCGGGCCATGAAGAGCGTCGTGGTCGATCCGTCCGCGTACGACTGGGAGGGGGACCAGCCGCTCTGCCGCCCCTACAGCCGGACCGTCATCTACGAGATGCACGTGGGGGGCTTCACCCGCCATCCCAGTTCGGGGGTGGATCCGGCCCGGCGGGGCACCTATGCCGGCCTCGTCGAAAAGATACCGTACCTGAAAGACCTGGGGATCACGGCGGTCGAGCTCCTGCCCGTGCAGCAGTTCGACGAGCAGGACGTGGCCCCGCCGCTGCGCAACTACTGGGGCTACAACCCGGTGGCCTTCTTCGCCCCGCACAGCGGGTACAGCACCGACCGCAGCCCCCTCGGCCCGGTGAACGAGTTCCGCGACATGGTCAAGGCCCTCCACGCCGCCGGCATCGAGGTCATCCTCGACGTCGTCTTCAACCACACCGCCGAAGGAGACCACCGTGGCCCGACGCTTTCCTTCCGGGGATTCGAAAACCGCGCCTACTATCACCTCGAACCGGACCGGCGTCGTTATGCCAACTACACCGGCACGGGCAACACGCTCAACGCCAACCATTCCGTCGTGCGCCGGCTCATCGGCGACTGCCTGCGCTACTGGGTGGCCGAGATGCACGTCGACGGCTTCCGGTTCGATCTGGCCTCGGTGCTGGCCCGCGACGAGGACGGGCGTCCCCTCAACAACCCGCCCATCCTCTGGTCGATCGAGTCCGATCCGGTGCTGGCCGGCACCAAGATCATCGCCGAGGCGTGGGACGCCGCCGGGCTCTACCAGGTCGGCTCCTTCGTCGGGCACCGGTGGGCCGAGTGGAACGGCCCCTACCGGGACGACGTCCGCCGCTTCTTCCGGGGGGAGGAGGGCATGGTCGGCGCCCTGGCGGCTCGCCTCACCGGCAGCCCCGACCTGTTCGACCGCGATGGCCGCGATCCCAACCGCTCGATCAACTTCGTCACCTGCCACGACGGCTTCACCCTGAACGACCTGGTCTCCTACAACGAGAAGCACAACGAGGCCAACGGGGAGGAGAACCGCGACGGCACGGACGCCAACTACAGCTGGAACTGTGGCGTCGAGGGCCCCACCGACGACCCGGAGGTGGAAGCGCTTCGCCTCCGGCAGATCAAGAACTTTTTCACGACGCTGCTGATCTCCCAGGGAACGCCGATGCTGCTGATGGGGGACGAGGTTCGCCGCACCCAGCACGGCAACAACAACGCCTACTGCCAGGACAACGCGCTGAGCTGGTTCGACTGGCGGGCGGTCGAGCGGCAGGCCGGGCTGCTTCGCTTCGTGCGGGGCTTGATCCGCCTCAACCTGACGCATGAAGCCTTTCAGCAGGACCGCTTCTGGATCGACGGGGGCAACAGCGGCACGACCCGCGTCGTCTGGCACGGTGTGCGCCTGCACGAACCCGACTGGGCACCGCATTCGCACAGCCTGGCCTTTACGCTCGAGGACGGCGACCATCTGCACGTGATGCTCAACGCCTACTGGGAGCCGCTCGTCTTCGAGTTGCCGCCCCTGCAGGCGCCCCTGCGCTGGCACCGCCTCGTCGACACGGGCCGGGCCGCACCGGAGGATTTTCACGACCCGGACGAGGCGCCGCCGGTGGAGGGGGGTACGTATGCGGTGGGGGCCCGTGCCGTGGTCGTGCTGATGGCCCGTTGAGGGGGGCGTTCAAAAGCGCCAGAGCACGCTCACGGCGAGGTTGGGGATCAGGGTGCGGGTGCCGCGCCGGCCGGCCCGGCGGATGCGGTCGGCTGCGCCTTCGGGGAGGTCGCCGTAGAGGCGCCGGCGCACGTGCTGTACGGTGAGCCAGCCGTCGAGGCGGAGGGCCGAGCCGCCCCGCATGGGCCAGAGGAGCGCGCACGTGGGGCCGACCTGCTCGATGCGCTCGCGGCCGGGGCGGGTGATGGTGGTCGTGAGGATCTGCCCGTTCTCGTCGCGGAGCACCTGGCCGTTCTCGTCCACCCGCTCATAGCGCACGGTGGTGGCCCGGTCGAAGTCGCTCCGGATGAAGAAGCGCAGGCCGATCTCGGCGGTGATGCGCTGCCCGGCCTGCAGGCGCAGCCATCCGCTGTAGGTCCGCAGCGTGTCGAACGGGATCTCGGCGAAGCGGTCGGCCAGGAAGCGGCCGAGGTGCAGGTCGCTGAGGCCGCCCCGGGCGAGCACCCGGAGGCCCCGGCCGAAGTCCTGCGTCACGTCCAGTTCATAGCGCATTTCCCGGGCGGACTGGTCGGAGGGGCGGCGCCCGGCCAGGACGAAGTCGTCCACGGTGTAGGTGGCGCGTACCTCGGAGGTGAGGCGTACCTGCGTGCGGGGTGCGGGGGTCCACCGGACCGACGGGCGCAGCCGGAGCGAGCGCTGCACGTTGTTCTCGGCCGAGCGCTCGGCCCGGAGGTAGACCGTGTGGAAGTAGGAGCCGAAGAGCTGGATGTCGATCTGGAGGTAACGGCTGGGCTGGAGCAGAAGACCGGCCGTGCCGTTGTAGAGGATTTCGTCGCGGTCGTCCGGGTTGATCTCGGGCGTGTCGTGGCGGAGGGCGCTGGCCGTGCCGTCGAGGTGGAGGGCGAGGAAGGGGGTCAGCGTGGCCCGCAGGCGGGCGAGCAGGGTGACGTGCCCGCGGTCGTAGTCGGCCTGCCGGAGCAGCCTCCGGTTCGGCCCGGCCAGGGCGGGCGGCAGGTCGCCGGCGTTGGCCAGGTCGCGTCGTTCGACTTCGGCCCCGCCCTGAAAGCCGAGCCGGAGGGCCAGGTCCGGGGTGTCGTACGTGAGGCCGAGGTCGAGGTCGAAGGCGCGGCGGTTGAAGTCGGAATCGAAGAAGAGG
This window contains:
- the glgX gene encoding glycogen debranching protein GlgX; its protein translation is MTHGVLPGQSFPLGATVCEGGVNFCVFSRNATAVELLFFDDVDAGRPARRIVFDPKVNRTFYYWHVFVPGVEAGQLYGYRVHGPFRPEAGDRFDGMKLLVDPYARAVAVGRHYDREAAVRPGDNTARAMKSVVVDPSAYDWEGDQPLCRPYSRTVIYEMHVGGFTRHPSSGVDPARRGTYAGLVEKIPYLKDLGITAVELLPVQQFDEQDVAPPLRNYWGYNPVAFFAPHSGYSTDRSPLGPVNEFRDMVKALHAAGIEVILDVVFNHTAEGDHRGPTLSFRGFENRAYYHLEPDRRRYANYTGTGNTLNANHSVVRRLIGDCLRYWVAEMHVDGFRFDLASVLARDEDGRPLNNPPILWSIESDPVLAGTKIIAEAWDAAGLYQVGSFVGHRWAEWNGPYRDDVRRFFRGEEGMVGALAARLTGSPDLFDRDGRDPNRSINFVTCHDGFTLNDLVSYNEKHNEANGEENRDGTDANYSWNCGVEGPTDDPEVEALRLRQIKNFFTTLLISQGTPMLLMGDEVRRTQHGNNNAYCQDNALSWFDWRAVERQAGLLRFVRGLIRLNLTHEAFQQDRFWIDGGNSGTTRVVWHGVRLHEPDWAPHSHSLAFTLEDGDHLHVMLNAYWEPLVFELPPLQAPLRWHRLVDTGRAAPEDFHDPDEAPPVEGGTYAVGARAVVVLMAR
- a CDS encoding outer membrane beta-barrel protein, with product MSGSEGTGRRRRYRRTALVLAVLIAVPVVRAQPVRQFEAGFERDVNRYRWTAALQVSQPVGAWTFDLTNRFASDAFILFEDRLSFRDENRLAWRASRAGTAMLEPRLEGRAAWFSLSRVFSQELYGGMRYRPRPYAWVEPVVGLALDQRPGALTEAGTPPPLRTDAGPAAGVRLALTPPPVDAYHLRLEGEGTWQFITPRRGRMLRLHGRAERTFEATRLTTEVRLASFRRDAYQANSFLNRNVPTDRLSETVEATTSDTLFAFVELETPIRGRLNLRSRLDVALNNRFVRTLRAPDDVLFFDSDFNRRAFDLDLGLTYDTPDLALRLGFQGGAEVERRDLANAGDLPPALAGPNRRLLRQADYDRGHVTLLARLRATLTPFLALHLDGTASALRHDTPEINPDDRDEILYNGTAGLLLQPSRYLQIDIQLFGSYFHTVYLRAERSAENNVQRSLRLRPSVRWTPAPRTQVRLTSEVRATYTVDDFVLAGRRPSDQSAREMRYELDVTQDFGRGLRVLARGGLSDLHLGRFLADRFAEIPFDTLRTYSGWLRLQAGQRITAEIGLRFFIRSDFDRATTVRYERVDENGQVLRDENGQILTTTITRPGRERIEQVGPTCALLWPMRGGSALRLDGWLTVQHVRRRLYGDLPEGAADRIRRAGRRGTRTLIPNLAVSVLWRF